The following coding sequences lie in one Vitis vinifera cultivar Pinot Noir 40024 chromosome 19, ASM3070453v1 genomic window:
- the LOC100251414 gene encoding cytochrome c oxidase assembly protein COX15 encodes MFGRQLVSILRRNKLQNCFFNESSSRVLNGRPRLFSSELGGSSGAQRNALYGFRSLIKDFHKPWLRNMSTTATATVENKEGLKLLVTAGPRAQKMVGIWLFGSAAWVFSMVVLGGVTRLTRSGLSMTDWKFTGNLPPLSDEDWLAEFEKYKQSPEYKRVNKGMSIEDFKFIYWMEYAHRMWGRALGIMFALPFSYFLHKGYITLRLGLRLSALFGLGAGQGLIGWWMVKSGLEEPASEYAQPRVSPYRLTAHLTSAFVIYCGLLWTALSVVMPEPPAESVAWVRGAAKVKRLALPISILVGITAVSGAFVAGNDAGHAYNTFPKMGDNWIPDDIFSMEPFIRNFFENTSTVQLDHRILATATLMSIGILWWSTRKLDIHPAVRFLIGNTIGMAALQVTLGISTLLSYVPVSLGTAHQAGALTLLSLMVLLNHTVRRPSMFLLKSLPPVTRTP; translated from the exons ATGTTTGGGAGGCAGCTGGTGTCCATTCTCAGGAGGAACAAGCTTCAAAATTGCTTTTTCAATGAATCTTCTTCTAGGGTTTTGAATGGACGGCCCAGATTATTTTCTTCTGAACTTGGTGGTAGTTCTGGCGCACAAAGAAACGCCTTGTATGGCTTCAGATCATTGATCAAG GATTTTCATAAACCATGGTTGAGGAATATGTCCACCACTGCAACTGCTACTGTAGAGAATAAGGAGGGATTGAAATTACTTGTAACTGCAGGGCCCCGTGCTCAGAAAATGGTTGGGATATGGCTTTTTGGTTCTGCTGCATGGGTGTTTAGTATGGTCGTACTTGGCGGTGTTACACGACTGACCCGATCTGGTCTTTCAATGACTGACTGGAAATTCACTGGTAACCTCCCTCCCCTATCAGATGAGGACTGGTTGGCTGAGTTTGAGAAATATAAGCAATCTCCTGAGTACAAGCG TGTAAACAAAGGGATGAGTATTGAAGATTTTAAATTCATATATTGGATGGAGTATGCACATCGTATGTGGGGAAGGGCATTGGGTATCATGTTTGCTCTgccattttcatattttcttcacaAGGGATACATTACCTTGCGACTTGGACTGAGACTCTCTGCTCTCTTTGGCCTTGGTGCTGGGCAGGGACTAATTGGCTGGTGGATGGTTAAAAGTGGTTTAGAG GAGCCAGCATCTGAATATGCTCAGCCAAGAGTAAGCCCTTATCGTCTCACGGCTCATCTTACTTCAGCATTTGTTATTTACTGTGGCCTTCTCTGGACCGCTCTTTCTGTTGTTATGCCTGAACCACCTGCTGAATCAGTAGCTTGGGTTCGTGGGGCTGCAAAAGTTAAGAGGCTCGCCCTTCCTATAAGCATCCTTGTCGGCATTACTGCTGTTTCAGGAGCATTTGTTGCAGGAAATGATGCC GGCCATGCATATAATACTTTTCCCAAGATGGGTGACAATTGGATTCCAGATGATATTTTTAGCATGGAGCCATTCATACGCAACTTCTTTGAGAATACATCAACAGTGCAG CTTGACCACCGTATCCTTGCGACTGCAACATTAATGTCAATTGGCATTTTGTGGTGGTCAACAAGAAAATTGGACATACATCCAGCAGTACGATTTTTAATTGGAAACACCATTGGCATGGCTGCTCTTCAG GTCACTTTAGGGATATCAACTCTCCTATCATATGTACCTGTTTCACTCGGCACTGCACATCAGGCTGGAGCTTTAACTCTTTTGTCGCTCATGGTCCTCCTTAATCACACTGTACGGAGGCCATCAATGTTCCTTCTCAAATCTCTGCCTCCGGTCACAAGGACACCTTGA
- the LOC100258386 gene encoding small nuclear ribonucleoprotein SmD1a translates to MKLVRFLMKLNNETVSIELKNGTVVHGTITGVDISMNTHLKTVKLTLKGKNPVTMDHLSVRGNNIRYYILPDSINLETLLVEETPRVKPKKPTAGRPMGRGRGRGRGRGRGRGR, encoded by the exons ATGAAGCTCGTCAG GTTTTTGATGAAGCTCAACAACGAGACTGTGTCAATTGAGCTCAAGAACGGTACCGTTGTTCATGGCACCATCACAG GTGTGGATATTAGTATGAACACACATTTGAAGACTGTGAAACTGACTCTGAAGGGGAAAAATCCAGTGACTATGGATCACCTGAGTGTGAGGGGCAACAATATTCGGTATTATATACTTCCCGACAGCATAAATCTGGAGACATTGCTGGTGGAAGAGACACCTAGGGTCAAGCCCAAGAAGCCAACTGCTG GACGGCCTATGGGGCGTGGTCGGGGCCGTGGGCGTGGACGTGGACGTGGTCGAGGCCGCTAG